The following coding sequences lie in one Rutidosis leptorrhynchoides isolate AG116_Rl617_1_P2 chromosome 4, CSIRO_AGI_Rlap_v1, whole genome shotgun sequence genomic window:
- the LOC139841978 gene encoding uncharacterized protein, with product MVYASLVILIVQVILREEIDGRKVNFTIKIKVVHLLQKVGYGYDEGKPTLELIVSDEEGPKIVINIRNSLKAKFDNHIREWVFFCISNAAVVDSPLQYRTKHIQHEYKLMFTKKTTVVPFPPTEWRRTNGFSFIPFDILRSKGLKVGVSVDVIGRIANYSEVQNFRNTGELKSKYINLQLIDLE from the exons ATGGTGTATGCAAGTTTGGTGATTTTGATTGTGCAAGTCATCTTGAGGGAAG AGATTGACGGAAGGAAAGTTAATTTTACCATAAAAATTAAAGTCGTCCATCTCCTTCAAAAGGTTGGATATGGTTACGATGAAGGCAAGCCAACTTTGGAGCTAATCGTTTCGGATGAGGAG GGCCCTAAGATTGTCATCAACATTCGTAACTCCCTTAAGGCCAAATTTGATAACCACATTAGGGAATGGGTCTTCTTTTGTATTTCTAATGCTGCTGTAGTTGATAGTCCGCTACAATACCGGACCAAACATATCCAACATGAGTACAAGCTCATGTTTACTAAGAAAACAACTGTTGTGCCATTCCCTCCAACCGAATGGAGAAGAACTAATGGTTTTAGTTTCATCCCTTTTGATATTTTGAGATCTAAAGGCCTTAAAGTTGGAGTTTCAGTAG ATGTTATTGGACGTATAGCAAATTATTCTGAAGTACAGAATTTTCGAAACACTGGTGAACTCAAGTCCAAGTACATCAATCTTCAGCTCATTGATTTAGAGTAA